The Tolypothrix sp. NIES-4075 genome has a window encoding:
- a CDS encoding prephenate dehydrogenase/arogenate dehydrogenase family protein, translating into MNQEKLIQIDTELIALLGKRIAVLAELEPPCLDEQSDNLTPLLTQAGVPEFVWKNIVISCVAALATASSHSANIKPRRLTVIGGRGMMGQFFTSRLSAAGHKVNILEENDWDCADRLLAEVDLVLICVPIEHTLDVIRKAVLYLDPTTALADITSIKAPVFRAMLDQHTGPVLSLHPMFGSGIKSFLSQNVVVCPGRQSEAFKWLLELIETEGGKIIVCTPEEHDRMMLIIQTIRHFCAFSLGVFLAQEGIDIGRSLEFSSPPYRLELDLVSRLFTQDVSLHINIMLASEDRRQAISKLANTYSRLAHLVVQKDQAAIKREFEKSYGVFRAGAARALKESDLIIDYLSILLAANEVEQV; encoded by the coding sequence ATGAACCAAGAGAAGCTTATACAAATTGACACTGAACTGATTGCGCTACTGGGCAAAAGAATTGCTGTCTTGGCAGAATTAGAACCTCCTTGCCTAGATGAACAATCAGACAATCTTACACCACTCCTTACTCAAGCTGGTGTTCCAGAGTTTGTTTGGAAAAACATAGTTATAAGTTGTGTTGCTGCCCTTGCGACTGCATCCTCACACTCAGCTAATATTAAACCGCGACGGCTTACTGTAATTGGCGGGCGTGGTATGATGGGGCAGTTCTTCACTTCTCGGCTTTCTGCAGCAGGGCACAAGGTAAATATTCTCGAAGAAAATGACTGGGATTGTGCTGACAGACTGCTGGCTGAGGTGGATCTGGTATTAATCTGTGTTCCCATTGAACATACGCTAGATGTCATCCGGAAGGCAGTTCTGTACCTCGATCCGACCACAGCGTTGGCTGACATCACCAGCATAAAAGCCCCGGTATTCCGAGCGATGCTAGACCAGCATACAGGACCTGTACTGAGCTTACACCCAATGTTTGGCTCTGGCATCAAATCGTTCTTGTCGCAAAACGTTGTAGTCTGTCCGGGTCGTCAATCTGAGGCATTCAAATGGCTCCTAGAACTCATCGAAACTGAGGGGGGTAAAATTATTGTATGCACACCCGAAGAGCACGACCGGATGATGTTAATTATTCAGACGATCCGGCACTTTTGTGCCTTTAGCCTTGGTGTGTTCTTAGCGCAAGAAGGGATTGATATAGGTCGCAGCTTAGAGTTTTCTAGCCCACCATATCGTCTGGAACTCGATCTGGTCAGCCGTCTGTTCACCCAAGACGTGTCCTTGCATATAAACATCATGCTAGCTTCTGAAGACCGACGTCAGGCTATTAGCAAGTTAGCGAACACTTACAGCCGCCTGGCACATCTGGTGGTACAGAAAGACCAAGCAGCCATAAAACGCGAGTTTGAGAAAAGCTACGGTGTTTTTAGAGCAGGGGCTGCTCGCGCTCTTAAGGAAAGCGATCTGATCATTGACTACCTAAGCATACTCTTGGCAGCTAACGAGGTTGAACAGGTTTAG
- a CDS encoding tyrosinase family protein produces the protein MKIPQKIFKTIAISITALAISITATLGIFVNPVLANNGKHYEYNRLLNQVSTENSNPSSKSNTVQRAFVRKNVVNLTPEERTAFVNALHTLKKTIPEGSTVSIYDQFVATHEGLMTFQPTLMQDDKGNLMPMPPTGVGPASEANPGHGNDAFLPWHREFISRFEQVLQSVDPSVTLPYWDWTDPKALDVIFQPDFLGTKGEGTINIPGIGVFQGGPVGGNFSEANGWVLNKDINIDTLGHQHGSALIRFLQTPPTDKYPLSKTDMDKILSYDSYDEYQYRLPGDGNPHNGNFYTKPSFRPAIEGNFREDDQGNLKPGFYMHNYMHGLVGGQLTDGSLDSFGRPKITGLLGTMNFASVTYDPAFWLIHSNLDRLWAQWQENGHTGSDFYPSEGQPYGHNLKDPMWPWDGGQSTPGLLASVNLQPYLLSFAPEDIVTPRDTLDLKRYGYTYDILTTSPELASSVDSLDIEATQNKVLSVRLVSQPSKPVIETPAQ, from the coding sequence AGCATTATGAGTACAATCGGTTATTGAATCAGGTGTCTACAGAAAATAGCAATCCTAGTAGCAAATCGAATACAGTTCAAAGAGCCTTTGTAAGGAAGAATGTTGTTAATCTTACTCCTGAGGAAAGAACAGCATTCGTCAACGCTTTACATACCTTAAAAAAAACAATTCCAGAAGGCAGTACAGTCAGTATCTATGACCAGTTTGTTGCAACGCACGAAGGATTAATGACATTTCAGCCAACGCTAATGCAAGATGACAAGGGAAACCTAATGCCAATGCCACCTACTGGAGTAGGTCCAGCTAGTGAGGCTAATCCCGGTCATGGAAATGATGCATTTCTGCCGTGGCATCGCGAATTCATATCTCGATTTGAACAAGTTTTGCAATCAGTAGATCCTAGTGTAACGCTTCCTTATTGGGATTGGACAGATCCTAAAGCTTTAGATGTTATCTTTCAACCAGACTTTTTAGGTACAAAGGGAGAAGGAACCATAAATATCCCAGGTATTGGAGTTTTTCAAGGAGGTCCTGTTGGTGGTAATTTCTCAGAAGCCAATGGGTGGGTTCTAAATAAAGACATAAATATTGACACTTTAGGACACCAACATGGAAGCGCACTTATACGATTTCTACAGACACCGCCCACAGATAAATACCCTCTATCTAAAACAGATATGGATAAAATCCTTTCCTACGACTCCTACGACGAATACCAATACCGCCTCCCTGGTGATGGTAATCCCCACAACGGTAACTTCTACACTAAACCCAGTTTTCGTCCTGCTATAGAAGGAAATTTTAGGGAGGATGACCAGGGGAACTTAAAACCAGGATTCTATATGCATAACTATATGCATGGACTAGTCGGTGGGCAACTTACTGATGGCAGCTTAGACTCTTTTGGAAGACCTAAGATTACTGGGCTTTTAGGCACAATGAACTTTGCCAGTGTTACCTACGATCCAGCCTTCTGGCTGATCCACTCCAATTTGGACCGTCTCTGGGCTCAATGGCAGGAAAATGGGCATACAGGTAGCGATTTTTATCCTTCGGAGGGTCAGCCTTATGGACACAATCTCAAGGACCCAATGTGGCCTTGGGATGGAGGTCAGTCCACCCCCGGGCTGCTCGCATCAGTGAATTTACAACCTTACTTACTAAGTTTTGCACCCGAAGATATTGTCACACCTCGAGACACTTTAGACTTGAAGCGTTATGGCTACACCTATGACATCCTTACAACTTCTCCCGAACTCGCTTCATCAGTAGATAGCTTGGATATCGAGGCTACGCAAAACAAAGTTTTATCTGTAAGACTAGTATCTCAGCCTTCAAAGCCTGTTATAGAAACACCAGCGCAGTGA
- a CDS encoding DUF4079 family protein produces the protein MNSIPASIKPFLPLLHPLLMWVILALTLYTLYLGIQISRLRSANEEVKDKLVDSRFPVKHYQMGSISATAYICLLQQLS, from the coding sequence ATGAATTCTATTCCTGCATCCATCAAACCGTTCCTTCCACTATTGCATCCACTGCTCATGTGGGTCATCCTGGCACTCACCCTGTACACCCTCTATCTGGGTATTCAAATCAGTCGGCTCCGGTCAGCTAATGAAGAAGTCAAAGATAAACTAGTTGATAGTCGCTTCCCCGTCAAACATTACCAAATGGGTTCTATAAGCGCAACAGCTTATATCTGCCTACTTCAGCAGTTAAGTTGA
- a CDS encoding TetR/AcrR family transcriptional regulator encodes MVRALKTKRVTKSVRQFRDAEVTQQQILDAAELEFARLGLKGARLSAIADCARITTGTIHYYFENKQGLYKAVLQRPINEVQAMVDQLNLDMKPPEDALKHIIRTAIAYQTTNPHHQMLCFQEASQNQGLYFKQDNWWSLHEHLLKILERGMAEGCFRHLDPHLTLTHILGVCIFYFTMHENWKHLTPNINHLSPEMLEQHTQAAIKFVLAGVKKTSCSGDY; translated from the coding sequence ATGGTTCGAGCGCTCAAGACTAAGCGAGTTACCAAATCGGTTCGTCAGTTTCGGGATGCTGAGGTGACGCAGCAGCAGATTCTTGATGCCGCAGAACTGGAGTTTGCTAGGCTTGGTCTCAAAGGTGCTCGATTGAGTGCGATCGCCGATTGTGCCCGCATTACAACTGGCACAATTCATTACTACTTCGAGAATAAACAGGGTTTATACAAAGCCGTGTTGCAGCGCCCGATCAATGAAGTTCAGGCAATGGTCGATCAACTGAATCTCGATATGAAGCCACCTGAAGATGCACTCAAGCATATCATCCGAACCGCAATTGCCTACCAAACTACCAATCCCCATCATCAAATGCTCTGCTTTCAAGAAGCCAGTCAAAATCAAGGCTTGTATTTCAAGCAGGATAACTGGTGGAGTTTACACGAGCACCTTCTCAAAATTCTCGAGCGCGGTATGGCAGAGGGGTGTTTCCGTCATCTCGATCCACACTTAACCCTGACTCATATCCTTGGCGTTTGCATTTTCTACTTCACTATGCACGAAAACTGGAAACACTTGACCCCTAACATTAATCATCTCAGTCCAGAAATGCTGGAACAGCATACCCAGGCGGCGATCAAATTTGTTTTGGCAGGTGTGAAGAAAACTTCGTGCTCTGGAGATTATTGA